One Prinia subflava isolate CZ2003 ecotype Zambia chromosome 9, Cam_Psub_1.2, whole genome shotgun sequence DNA segment encodes these proteins:
- the NOC3L gene encoding nucleolar complex protein 3 homolog — protein sequence MKPRKNTKRVPSFRKLLRTSQIKLDNKLKNKQYKQKSAAKKYRKQQKKLREAVRDAIARKPFPLEDCKKKQVARKWEEKEEEVALPLDMMDEDDLKLMEDLAQKASFLTRDLSSNEPVHVKKRKHESVIEKYEKVPRRLQTEPEKEVIHLLPIKDKSGIIPQAVEKPVLNAAQDEEEDTEDMEEEEDFNEEPLPVLTPEEMAAQRRQKLQERKMHIAALASAILSEPDSNIKKLKELRAMLMEQDPNVAVVVRKLVMVSLMEIFKDIAPSYKIRPLTEAEKATKVKKETQKLREFEEGLVSQYKFYLENLEQTIKDWKQRKLKKSNVISLKAYKGLAEVAVKCLCELLVALPHFNFHNNIIVLIVPLMNDPSKMISELCVEAVKKLFKQDKLGYASLGVVKVISGLVRGRNYDVRPEVLKVFLHLRIKEVELKKDSEDIAPKKRFMTYKEKRKNLSRMQRKWKKAEEKLERELLEAEASESKEKKLKLHTETLNIVFVTYFRILKKAQKSPLLPAVLEGLAKFAHLINVEFFDDLLIVLHSLIASGDLSYRESLHCILSAFHILSGQGDVLNIDPMKFYTHLYKTLFSLHAGGTNEDIGIVLQCLDVMFAKRRKQVSQQRALAFLKRLSILALHVLPNSSVGILATNRIFMQTFPRMDLLLDNESQGSGVYLPELDEPEHCNAQNTALWELHLLQRHYHPTVQKFASHLLAGAPTEGSGVLPLDLSQRSATELFETYCMKGMTFNPPVASVTPRRKDTFSRVDSFVDEELNKQLQQHTSETVAHKPLDFAKHLKKSSLA from the exons ATGAAGCCG aggaaaaacacaaagcGTGTTCCAAGTTTTCGTAAGTTACTGAGAACTAGTCAAATAAAACTTGACaataaattaaagaataaaCAGTACAAGCAGAAGAGTGCTGCTAAGAAGTATCGTAAACAGCAGAAGAAGCTAAGGGAGGCTGTCAGAGATGCTATTGCTAGAAAGCCTTTTCCATTGGAGGACTGCAAGAAGAAACAAGTTG ctagaaaatgggaagaaaaagaggaagaagttGCTCTTCCACTGGACATGATGGATGAAGATGACTTAAAATTGATGGAGGATCTGGCCCAAAAAGCATCCTTTTTAACCAGAGATCTTTCTTCTAA TGAACCTGTTCACGTCAAAAAACGAAAACATGAAAGTGTGATTGAGAAATACGAGAAGGTGCCAAGACGTTTGCAAACAGAACCAGAAAAAGAAGTCATCCATCTGCTCCCCATCAAAGACAAGAGTGGCATAATTCCTCAAGCTGTGGAAAAGCCAG TTCTTAATGCTGCACAGGATGAAGAGGAGGACACAGAAGAtatggaggaggaagagg ACTTTAATGAGGAACCCCTGCCTGTTCTCACTCCTGAGGAAATGGCTGCTCAAAGGAGACaaaagctgcaggagaggaagatGCACATAGCTGCCTTAGCATCTGCCATTCTCTCAGAGCCAGACAGCAAT ATTAagaagctgaaggagctgcGTGCCATGCTGATGGAACAGGATCCTAACGTGGCTGTGGTTGTTAGGAAGCTGGTCATGGTGTCTTTGATGGAGATATTCAAAGATATTGCACCTTCCTACAAAATCCGGCCTCTGACTGAAGCAGAAAAGGCTACCAAG gttaaaaaagaaacacagaaactgaGAGAATTTGAAGAAGGCCTTGTAAGCCAGTATAAATTTTACTTGGAAAATCTGGAACAAACAATTAAAG ATTGGAAGCAAAGGAAGTTGAAGAAAAGCAATGTCATCTCATTAAAGGCATATAAAGGTCTAGCAGAGGTAGCAGTGAAGTGTCTGTGTGAGCTGCTTGTGGCCCTACCTCACTTCAACTTCCACAATAACATTATTGTTCTCATTGTTCCACTCATGAATGATCCATCAAAAATG atttctGAACTGTGTGTTGAGGCAGTTAAGAAGCTCTTTAAGCAGGACAAGTTGGGCTATGCTTCACTTGGTGTAGTTAAAGTCATTTCTGGCCTTGTGAGGGGTAGAAATTATGATGTCAGACCTGAG GTGTTAAAAGTATTTCTTCACTTAAGAATTAAGGAagtagaattaaaaaaagattcTGAAGACATTGCACCAAAGAAAAGATTCATGActtacaaagagaaaagaaaaaatctttccaGAATGCAAAGAAAG tggaagaaagcagaagagaaactgGAACGAGAACTCCTGGAAGCAGAAGCATCGGAAAGTaaagaaaagaagctgaagTTG caCACAGAGACCTTGAATATTGTATTTGTAACTTACTTCAGGATCTTGAAGAAAGCTCAGAAGTCTCCACTTTTGCCAGCTGTGCTAGAAGGTCTTGCAAA GTTTGCTCATCTCATAAATGTGGAATTTTTTGATGACCTATTGATTGTCCTTCATTCTCTTATTGCATCTGGG GATTTAAGCTATCGTGAGAGTCTTCATTGCATTCTCAGTGCTTTTCACATACTCTCTGGTCAAG GTGATGTTCTTAACATTGATCCAATGAAATTTTACACACATCTGTACAAGACACTGTTCAGCCTACATGCAG GTGGCACCAACGAGGACATTGGGATtgtgctgcagtgcctggatGTCATGTTTGCCAAGAGGAGAAAGCAGGTCTCCCAGCAGCGAGCTCTTGCTTTCCTGAAGAGACTTTCCATCCTTGCTCTTCATGTACTTCCAAATTCCAGTGTTGGGATCTTGGCAACAAACAGGATATTCATGCAA ACATTCCCAAGGATGGACCTCTTACTAGACAACGAGTCTCAAGGCAGTGGGGTTTATCTCCCAGAATTAGATGAACCAGAGCATTGCAATGCCCAGAACACAGCACTGTGGGAGCTGCATCTACTGCAG AGACATTATCATCCAACAGTGCAGAAATTTGCATCTCACCTTCTTGCTGGAGCTCCAACTGAAGGCTCAGGAGTTCTTCCACTTGATTTGAGCCAAAG GTCTGCTACTGAGCTTTTTGAGACGTACTGTATGAAAGGAATGACCTTTAATCCTCCTGTTGCATCAGTAACACCCAGAAGAAAG GATACCTTCTCGCGAGTGGATTCATTTGTAGATGAAGAACTAAACAAACAGCTTCAACAACACACCAGTGAGACTGTTGCTCACAAACCCTTGGATTTTGCTAAGCACTTGAAGAAATCATCCTTGGCATAG
- the TBC1D12 gene encoding TBC1 domain family member 12 isoform X3, translated as MVAEAKKREIKEAHKRKKIMRERFKQEENIASAMVIWVNEILPNWEGMRATRRVRELWWQGLPPSVRGKVWSLAVGNELNITPELYEIFLSRAKERWKSFSETSSENEVEDAGASVADREASLELIKLDISRTFPSLYIFQKGGPYHDLLHSVLGAYTCYRPDVGYVQGMSFIAAVLILNLEEADAFIAFANLLNKPCQLAFFRVDHSMMLKYFAAFEVFFEENLPKLFLHFKSYSLTPDIYLIDWIFTLYSKSLPLDLACRVWDVFCRDGEEFLFRTGLGILRLYEDILLQMDFIHIAQFLTKLPEDITSEKLFSCIAAIQMQNSNKKWAQVFASLMKDNKEGDKNHSPAPKS; from the exons ATGGTGGCGGAAGCAAAAAAACGAG aaattaaagaagcacataaaaggaaaaaaataatgagagaGCGTTTcaagcaagaagaaaatatcGCTAGTGCTATGGTGATTTGGGTCAATGAAATACTACCTAACTGGGAAGGCAT GCGTGCTACCCGAAGAGTTCGAGAGCTGTGGTGGCAGGGATTGCCCCCAAGTGTACGTGGGAAGGTTTGGAGTCTAGCTGTGGGAAATGAATTAAACATCACTCCTG AACTTTATGAAATCTTCTTGTCGAGAGCTAAGGAACGATGGAAAAGCTTCAGTGAGACAAGTTCTGAGAATGAAGTAGAAG ATGCAGGTGCATCTGTTGCTGACCGTGAGGCCAGTCTGGAGCTAATTAAGTTGGATATATCACGCACATTTCCATCCCTGTATATTTTCCAGAAG GGTGGTCCTTATCATGATCTCCTGCATAGTGTTTTAGGAGCATATACATGTTACAGACCAGATGTGGGATAT GTACAAGGGATGTCCTTCATTGCTGCTGTGCTCATTCTCAATCTGGAAGAGGCAGATGCTTTCATTGCCTTTGCTAACCTTCTAAACAAGCCATGCCAGCTGGCCTTTTTCCGTGTGGATCACAGCATG ATGCTGAAATACTTTGCAGCCTTTGAAGTATTTTTCGAAGAAAATCTTCCTAAATTGTTTCTTCATTTCAAATCATACAGTCTTACTCCAGACATATATTTGATAGACTG GATTTTTACACTCTACAGCAAGTCATTACCACTTGATCTGGCCTGTCGTGTCTGGGACGTTTTCTGTAGAGATGGAGAAGAATTTTTGTTCAGGACAGGATTAGGAATCCTTCGGTTATATGAAGATATTCTCCTACAGATGGACTTTATTCATATAGCACAGTTTCTAACAAAACTTCCAGAAGATATTACATCAGAAAAGCTTTTTAGTTGTATTGCAGCCATTCAGATGCAGAATAGTAACAAAAAATGGGCACAG GTGTTTGCCTCATTGATGAAGGACAACAAAGAAGGGGACAAGAACCATAGCCCAGCACCGAAAAGCTAA